The following is a genomic window from Methanoplanus sp. FWC-SCC4.
TTCACGGAAGCACTGGCGACAGAGCATAATATTGTACCTGCGTACAAGACCCTGCTTTCTTCCGCACATCTGGCATTCGTTAGCACCGCGTCCAAATATTTTTGCAGGTGCTTCCTGTTCATTTGAATTTTTTTCAGCCATGTTTACTGCACCTCGACACCAAATTCTTCTTCCATGAATTTGATTGCTTCTTCGCTTGTCACTCTCTGCTTCTCAGGAAGTTTTTTTGTCTGAATGCTTCTTCTTGCGATACGAACACCTTTCTTCTCAAGGATGACGTTTACATCCATACCATAGATACCGATCATTGGATCGTAATTCTGGGTTGGGAAATCTGTGTGTTCTTCAATACCGTAAGAAATATTTCCTGATTTGTCAAACTGGCTTGCAAAGAGTTTTTTCTCGATGATTTCGAGTGATGTACGGACAAATTCCTCAGCCTTTTCTCCTCTGAGATAGACTTTGCAACCGATTGGCTGGCCTTTTCTGATACCAAATGCCGGCTGGGTGCGTTTTGCAATTGTCCTTACTGACTGCTGGCCTGTAATTTCTTTCAGGATTGTTTCAGCTTTAACCAGTTTTTCACCGGCTTCGCCTACTGCCATGTGGACAACGATCTTGTCAATGTGCAGATTCTGCATTGGGTTCATTACTCTTCAATCCCCCATTCCTTGATTACGGACTCTGATTTTCCAACCATGAAGGTATAATCTTCAACAGTGTCGAATTCTTCGCCACTCTTTTCTTCTACAAGATAAATCCTGTTGGAGATGCTTCCGGGAATTACATTGATCTTTGTAATTTTGCCAACCTTTCCTGAGTGGCGTCCACCAATGATCATTGCAACATTTCCTTCTGCAAATGGGAAGTGGTCCACTACTGTAAAGTGTCCGTCGCCTTCTGCAATATTCAGAACAACTGAATCTTTAGGCTTGTATTCCTGTGAATCAACGAGAATGTTTGCACCGTAGCGGAGATTGAGCTGGATCTTTCCACCCTTTACAATTGTCTTGTCGGCAATTTTGCAAAGGCGTGTTTTTGCATCTTCTTCTGAGATGTCCACTGAGACATAGTCGCCCTTCTTGTTGCGGAGAATTCTGAAGTATTTCTCCATCTTTGGAATTGCAACGATATCAAAAACTCCCAATCCCATTTTAGGATCAGTGCATACCTTGCCGTTTACAATAATTGATCTTGAGCTAAGGATCTTTTTGACCTCTTTCATGTTGAGGGCAAGTCCGGTGTGATCTCTTAACCAGACAACCATTGGCATTGCATTCTTGTTATGTGGACCTGGAGCGGTCTTTGTAATGAATACGTTTTGCTTTTTTGCAATACGCCATCCTGTTGGCGCATTAAGTCTCTTAATATGGTTTGACATTAGTTCTTACCCTCCAGTCTTCCTTCACGAAGTTTGTCGTTCAGATTGAGTTTTACAATCTGCACATTTGATGCATATACAGGTCTTGGCACTTCGGTTCCGTCAACTTTTGTTACGGAAACTCCGTGAACCAGAACTGTACCTGCTTCTGTGTTGACTGAGTCAACAACTGCTTCTTCGCCTTTGAAATCTCCACGGAGAACCTTTACGGTGTCACCCTCAACTACGCGGAATGAACACTTGCCATATTTTTCTTTGAGTTCTTTTGAAAGGCTTGCGTTAAGGAATTTTCCACGCATGTGTGCAGGTGCATTGTAGCGTGCTTTACGCTGTTTTCTTGGCTGACTGCTTGCAATTCTTACCATTACCAATACACCTCACACGATGATTGTCGCCATTGAACCAATCTTTGGAAAACGCTCGGCAACTTCACGGGCCACAGGGCCTTTGATTTCTGTGCCTTTTGGTTCACCACGTTCGTTTGTGATGACCATTGCATTGTCCTCGAAAGTCAGACGAAGTCCGTTCACTCTTCTAATTTCTTTTTTCTGCCTGATTACGACTGCTTTTTCAAGCTTGCGGCGCATTTCAGGAGTACCCTTCTTTACAGAAACTGTTGCCATGTCGCCAAGACCAAGTTTTGGCTGACGTCTGCGGACACCATGGTACTTGTCGACAGATACAATCTGTACCTGACGTGAACCGGTGTTGTCTGCACAGGTTAATTTTGAACCTGTTGAAATTGCCCTTGGAATTTTAGACTGAATTGCTTTCATTCCTCAGACACCTCTACTACAACAAATTTCTTTGTCTTGGAAATTGGCCTGCATTCAGCGATTTTTACTACATCGCCGACTTTGGCGCCAAGACATGGAGGGTTGTGTGCGTGAAGCTTTGATGAGCGTTTTTCGTAACGCTTGTATTTCTTCACGTAGTGCAGGTAATCTCTTGATACTACAATTGATCCCTGCATGCGGTCACTCACGACTTTACCGGTAATCACCTGGCCGCGTACTGGCAAAGTGCCGTGAAATGGACAGTTTACGTCATTGCATTCCTTCTCCGGAATTGCGACGTTTAACCCTGTGTTTTTAGCCATATTTACCTCAGATTTTTGATTCGCATGCTGATTCTTTTTTCAGGCTGCATAACCAACACTGATCCATCAACCCTTAGACGGGTCTCATCTGGAAGATGAAGGTCAATTTTTAAGCCTGTTTTCTGCACTTTTTTGAGGCCGTTCCCAGAATGTATTGTCAGCAGATTTTTGCTTTCATCAACAATTATACCGGTTATTCCAATCTGCGAAGGATTGGTTGAATTGGAGATATATATCTCCAGACCGATTAATTCATGTCTGCATACATTCTGAGGTGTGATCAAGCCTCTTTTCTCCGTTTGTTCTGCTCAGTTTTGATTCTTGCAATGGTGCGCTTGATTTCGTGAATGCGGCCGGGGTTCTCCGGTGCTCCACCTGCGCTTACCTTTCCAAGATCCTGAACAAGTTCAAGTTCAAGCTTGTCAAGCTGTTCTGACAATTCGACATCACTGAACTGTGCAACTTCTGATGCACGAAAGATAGCCATTTCAGAAATCCTCCTCTGCGGGTACGTCCTCTGCGGCTTCCATCTCTTCGTCAATCTCTTTTCCGATGACCTCTTCTGCAGGAATATCTTCGATTTCCTCTTCTACAGGTTTGGTTTCAACGGGTTCCTTAACAGGTTCTGCTTCGAGAATTTCAAAGTGATCTGGAAGTTGTGCACCAGGAGGAACGATTCTTACGGTACATCCGATAGTTCCGAGTTTTTTGACTGCGATTGCATATCCGTGTTCAACAATTGTCAGACTTGGTTCGCCTGCAAATTTGACGTATCCTTCTGAGAACTTCTGAACACGTGAACGTGCACCTGTAAGTTTTCCTGACATTACAACCTGACAGCCAAGTGCGCCTGATTCCATGACTCGGCGAAGGATGCTGGATCCTGCCTTACGGAAGTACCATCCGCGTTCAAGTGAATTTGCAAGGCGTTCTGCCATGATCTGTGCATTGAATGCCGGATTTTCTACCTGCTGGACTTCAATCTGTGGTGATTCGATATTGTATTCGTTCTGGAGTGTTGCTGTAAGTTCACGTACAACTTTTCCGCCCTTTCCGATTACAATACCAGGTTTCTCAGCGAAGATTGTGATCTGTGTCCCAAGGGGAGTACGAACAATTTCCATTCCGCCGTATCCGGCTCTCTTGAGTTCTTTTGAGAGGTACTGCTCAACGCGTGCTCCGCGAACACCGTCCTCAACAAATCTTTTCTCTACTGCCAATTACTCCACCTCTCTGACCATAATTTCGACATTTGCGGACTCTGCGAATTTCGCTGTAGCCCTTCCCATTGCACGCGGGAAGATTCCGCGCTGTCTTCTTCCTCTGTTGGATGTTGCGAAGAAGATCTCAAGTTTCTCAGTATCAAGACCGATGTATTCCGCATTTTTCTCAACTGATCTGAGAACTTTGAGGAATTCGGATGATGCTTTGACAGGGTATCTTCCAGCGTCCCATTTGTCAAGACCTCTTTTGTGTGCAACATTTCTGTTGAATCTCTTGAATGGAATTGCCTTCTTGAGGGCCACAACATCTTCGAGGTATGCAATTGCTTCCTTTGTTGTCTTGCCTTTGATGAATCTTGTGATCTCAATGGCATGCTTTGGAGAGATTGGAAGTTCGTTAGCCTTTGCACGGGCAATCTGTTCGGCTTCCATCTTAAGTGAATAGTTTGTTCTTGCCATTTACATCACTTCAGTGGGACGAATTTACTGGATCTTGTTGCACCGATACCAGCACTACCGTGTGAGACACGTTTTCTTGTAAGTGCGAATTCACCAAGATACATGAATACAGCTTCAGGCTGAATTTCTACTTTGGTAAATTCCTTACCGTTGTACACTTCGATTGTCTTTCCAATCATATCGGGCATGATTACCAGATCACGAATGTGGGTTCTGATACGCTCTTTGCCTTCTCTGACTTCAGCAAGAACCTTCTCATGTCCTTCTGACAGACCGCGGTTGTATTTGCGGCGTGCCCTTGACGGCATGATAGGGAGAAGCTCGCTCAGACTCATTTGCTGAAGTTCTTCAATTTTAAAGCCGTGGTAGGTAAATTCCTCTTTTCGCCTCGGCAATCTCTTCTGCGTTTTCTTTGCCATAGTTTGCTACACTCCTTATTTCCTGCCTGTCCTCTTTGCAGCGATATGTCCGACTTTTCTACCTGGTGATGTACCACGTGATACTGTCTTTGGACGTCCACAGTGCTGATGTCCACCGCCACCGAACGGGTGGTCGATTACGTTCATACAGACACCTTTGACACGAGGCCATTTTGCTGCCTGTGACTTCATCTTGTGGAATTTCTTTCCTGCTTTTACAAACGGTTTTTCACTGCGTCCTCCGCCGGCTACAATACCAACGGTTGCACGGCAGTCCCCGTGGAACCACTTGTGTTTGCCGCTTGGCATTTTTATTCCGACGCGTCCGTCATCGGATTTACCGATAACCTGGGACTGAACTCCGCTTGAACGGATGAATTTACCGCCATCGTTGGGTCTTGCCTCAACATTGCATACATATGCACCGACAGGAATGTCGATAAGTTTCAGAGTGTTCCCGTTTTTGACTTCTGCTTCAGGTCCCCATGCAACATTGTCGCCAACTCCCATGCCTTCTGTAACGAGCATGAAAATCTTCTCACCTTCTGCGAGGACAACCTTTGCAATAGGTGCGTGACGTGCAGGGTCATGTTCAATATCAATAATTTCTCCGCGTACGGTTGTTGATATGTTACCGGGGTGCTTGAGTGAAGCCTTGTATTTATGTGACGGTGCACGGTATACAGGACCTCCACGACCACGGTTTTGCGAGATAATGCGTTTTCCCATTTACACCACCCTCACATTACTCCGAGTCTGCTGAGGATCTCTTCGCCTGCTTTTTCGTCAGCGAATGTGACCATTGCCTTTTTCTGACCTTTCATTGTCATGAGGGTCTTTACAGAGACAACTTCCTTGTCGAACATCCTCTCGATCTCTTTTGCAATCTGTTTCTTTGTTGCTGCGCGATCTACTATGAACTGGAGTTTTCCTTTGTACTCAAGGTCCATTGATGCCTTTTCTGAAACATATGGGTTCTTGATTATCATTTTTACATCTCCTCCAGTTTGTTAATAGCTGAAACAGTCCATACTGTCAGACGTCCTGCCTGTGTTCCAGGTGCAAGATGTTCTGCATTAAGTTCGTCTACTGTTATTGAGTCAACACCTGCAAGGTTTCTTGCTGCACGGAGCTGTTTTTCTCCTGTGACAATTAAGAGACTCTTGCGCTGTTTGTAACGGCGTCCACGGAGTTTTCCGCGTCCTGCACGAACTTTCTTGGAGTCTCTTGAACGAACGACATCTGCGTAAAGTCCTGTTGCTTTGAGAGCTTCGACAATGTCTTTTGTCTGTTCAAGTGATTCAAAAGAGTCTTCAAAGACGAATGGTATTGTTCCTTCAAATTTGTGTCCGCGTGCGAGAACAAGCTCTTCGATTGTGGTTGCGGCGATAGCCGACCTGATTGCCTTTCTTTTTTCCTGCTTGTTTATTTTACGGACAAGGATTTTCTCTACTTTTGGAGGATGAGCTGCACGTCCGCCTACTGCCTGTGGAATACGTGCTACACGTGAACCGTTTTTGATTCTTGGTACCTGTGCGACACCACGTCCGCTACCCCAGGATTCAGCTGATGTCTTGAGTCCTGCGTATGCGTTTGTTCCGTGTGGCTGGAAGCGTGTGCTCTGGAGTGCCAGTACAGCATTTTTTATGAGGTCAGGGCGGTATGCTTCTTCGAATACAGCCGGGAGTTCAATATCTCCTGCAACATTTCCGTCTATTGTTCTAATCTGTGTTATCATCTCAGATCACCCCTGCTTGCTCATTGTGCTGACATAGCTGATTGACGGTACACGGTCAACATGGCCTCTGATACGAATTGCAGGTCTGATTCTTACAAGACGCTTGACAGGTCCGGGTACTGATCCCTTGATAGCGATGTACTTTCCTCTTACGAGACCGTAGTGGAGGAATCCGCCGTCAGGATTAATTGACTCCGGTTCTGTTCCCAATTTAAGGATACGCTTGTTGAATTCTGTTCTCTGCTGGTATCCCATCTGACCCATCTGTGGAACCTGCCATCTTACGTGGTGAGGTGTCCATGGTCCAAGGTTTCCAATGTGGCGTTTCTTTCCACCGACAGAGTGTTTTCCCTTACGTGTCTGAATACCCCAGCGTTTGACAGGGCCGTTTGTGCCTTTACCTGTTGTTACTGCTGTAACGTCTATGTACTGGCCTTCTTCTGCAACTGCATCCAGTTCAATTTCTGAACCAAAGAGTCCTGTTGCAAATTCGAGGCGTGCTTCCATGCTTCCGCCGGCAACACGGACTTCCATTAAGTCCGGAACTTTCTTTGGAACACCGGTAAGCGCTGCCGGCTGAGTGTACATTAATGCAAAAATGTCAGAGACTCTCTCGTTTGCGATAGCGTCACGGATTTTCTGAGTGTTATCTGCACTGTTGTTGTTCTTTGGAATTGCAATGCGTCCTTTGAGTGCTTCGTCGACATTTTCTGCCCACACTTCTGAGAATGCATGCTTTCCGTATGTATCCTTAGCGTATGCACGCACTGCAACAACCTTCATGGGTGGAATTTCGACAATTGTAACAGGTACTGTGATGTCCTTGCCCTCACTTGGGCTGTTTTTGTGGTCATCAACCATTACAATATGCGTCATACCCACTTTGTATCCGGCAAATCCCTGCAGTTTTGGCTCCCCTTCGTACTCAGGCCAGGATTTGTATTTTGGTACCTGGCTCTTTGCACGCTTGCGGGGACTGTATGCAAGAGATCCTCTGCGTGGTCTGGATATTTCGGCCATTTTTCAATCAATCCTAAATCTTGATTTAATTATTAAATCGATACTGTTTTTCCGAGATTTCAGGAAACATGTTCCTGAAGGGTTAAACAGACGTTCTCGTCTGGCCTAATGAACCTGGATACTCGTGTATTGTTTACTCCGGCAGATTAAGGGTCTGCTGAATAACATGCAGTAATCTTCTGCCTGCCTTTTTGGAATTAAATAATTCCTTAGCCTTGACCGAATTCTGCCGGCCAATAGCTTTCACGTCTCTCTAACAGATTCTGACCTTTACCTGCGCTCTTCTGGTCAATGCCAGAAAAAGGGCCGAAAATACATTTTCGTCCACCCCATAATTTGGCGCATACATCAGATCCTACGTCGTCAGCCCGTTACTACCCTTCAAAGGGTAATAAACAACTATCTCGGCAATCACCAGAATCCTGAAACGATTTCAGGTTTCCGGGCAACCACTTTATGAAAATTTGTCTTTCAATGATGTTTATTCTCTGTCGTTGACAGGTTCATGAACAACATTTCATGCAAATTTCATAACGGTTTCCTAAATGTTCTATTTATTTTATTATAAAGATTTGTATTTTGGAACTCATGAATAAAAAAGAGAAAATGCCTGATGATGATTTTATAGTATTATTGTAAGTCTGAATATTTCCACATGATCTGAATTAACAATTTATAATCTGTACAATTTTTTGATTTTATTTGAATATATGGGCATTATGACTAAAAAATTCTTTGGAAAATAATAATTTCAGATATTTAATTGAAATATATGTCGCCTTCTTTATTGATGTATACATCAATGTCGTCTTTTATGTATCTTGCCCGGAAGCGTTCCGGATTTGAGTCGCGCATACGGTTAATGAGAGATATTGTGTCGTATCGTACTTTTATACCCTCAACTTCAGCTTCTTTGAAGATATCCTTGGCTGCCTCAATAAAATCAGAACCTGCGCTTATGGTGCATAAATGGGTGGCATCGAGGGTATATAGGAATTCGATTGTTTCTTTTGCTTTTTTGATGTTTTCCATCGCTGCTTTCTCAATCGTGCACACATTTGCTTTGGAAGTTTTTATGATGTCTGCAATCTGCTGCTGGGTATAACCATGTTTACGGTACCTGAGCACTTCTTTTTGGCGGTCAGTAAGTAGACTATCTTTCATTAATATGGTTATATGTTTACCTGAACTTAAACACTTCTAATTAACATGTTAAGTTAACTGTGTACAGAAAAGGAAGATTTCAAAATCTTTATTAGCAGATCTGCTGAATTTAAAATGTTCTCAAATTTGAGAGGTATAGAATATGGTAGTTAAAGTTGGAATCGCAAAACTCGGCAACATCGCAAGTGGTGTTATGGCTGAATTACTCCTTGATGAGCGTGCAGACCGTGAAGACATGGAAACATTCATGGCAACAAGCGGAACAAAACTTCAGGAAAACGACATTGCACGTGTTGTTGACAACATGAAGGCATGGGCACCTGACTTTTGTATTGTTGTGTCTCCAAACGGTGTTCTTCCCGGACCAAAGGGAGCACGTGAGGCACTTGCAGCAGCAGGCATTCCATGTATTGTAATTACAGACGATATCACATCAAAGAAAGATGACTTTGCAGCACTCAAGGAATCAGCATTTGGATACATCATCATGAAGGCAGACTCCATGATTGGTGCACGCCGTGAATTCCTTGACCCTAAGGAAATGTCAGACTTTAATGGAAACCTTGTAAAGGTTCTCGCACTCACAGGCGCATTCTCCAAACTCCAGATTGCACTTGATGAAGTAATTGACCAGGTAAAAGAAGGAAAGAAGGGTGCAGACCTTGTTCTTCCAAAGATCGTCATGACATCCGACAAAGCAGTTGCAAATGAGTTCACAAACCCATACGCATATGCAAAAGGACGTGCAGCATACGAGATTGCACAGGCAGTTGCAGGCCAGAATGTCAAGGGTTGTTTCATGACAAAGGGTCACGAAAACTACACACCTATCGTTTCATCCGCACACGAGATGATGCGCCAGGCAATGCTCCTCTGTGAAGAAGCACGTGAAATTGAGAAAGCAGGCGACGGTGTAATCAGAAGGCCACACAAGGGCGACGGAACACGCGTTGAGAAGAAAGAGCTTATCTCAAAGCCCTGGTAAAATAAATAAAATTTAATTATTTTTTTAATTTTGTTTCTATATTCAGATTGTTATTTGGAAAATCTGTTATTGTTTTTCGAAATGAAAAACGGCTGTTCCTGAAAAATTATATAATTTAGATGATTTTTGAATATTCGTATGTATGATTTTCAGATATAGTGAATGTTTGAATCATTTTTATAAAAAAAGTTAAAATAATTATCATCCCATTTTTATCCAAGGGCCACATCCAGAATCATCATAACAAGAAAACCTGATATTGCCCCGAAAGTTGCCAGGTCTGTATTTCCGTTAAGCTGTGACTCCGGAATTACTTCTTCGATAACGACATAGATCATTGCACCTGCCGCAAAGGAAAGGGCATAGGGGAGGACTGGCATTACAAAGACAACCGCAGCAGCACCCAGGACAGCTGCAACCGGTTCGACAACTGCTGACAGCTGGCCGTACCAAAAGCTCTTCGCTGCACTTGTGCCTTCACTATGGAGTGGCATGGAGATAGCAATTCCCTCCGGTAAATTCTGGATCCCTATCCCAAGAGCCAGTGAGATGGCAGCAGCAATAGTAGCCTCCGGATGTCCGGATGCGGCTGCTCCGAAAGAAACACCGATAGCAAGGCCTTCTGGTATATTGTGGAGGGTTATGGCAAGCACCAGCAGTGTACTTCTCCGCCATGATGTCTTAATCCCTTCAGCATTTTCGTAGGGGGAGCCTATGTGCAGGTGTGGGAGTGTCCTGTCGAGTCCGGCAATGAATACTGCTCCGAGAAGAAATCCTGCTGATGCAGGAAACCAGTTAAGATATCCCCAGTCCCCCGATAATTTTATTGCGGGAATTATCAGTGACCAGATGCTTGCCGCGAGCATTATTCCTGCAGCAAAACCGAGCATGATATCCATAAACTTTCTGTTAAAACCGGTGAACAGAAACACTACTGCCGCTCCGGCTGCAGTCATTCCCCATGTAAAAAGCCCTGCAAGAAGGGCCTGCTGCACAGGGCCAAGTCCCTGGAAATACTCAAACATTGTAAATACTCCAAAAGTCCTGCTTTCTTACATATTAAAAGATTCATTATATTTCAAAAACACTTGTGTGGATTTTTTTCTGACACTCAGTCATCATTGAAGTTTGGATTTCATTTTAAGATGCGTGTATTTTTTGCCGGATATCTGGTTTTTTAGATTATTATTTTAAAAAATAGAATTTTATTGTTCCTTAATTAATTGTAAATATCTCTGTTTTTTACTGATATCGATATTATCAGTGCAGCTACCGCAAGGACTGCTGAGAATATGTAGATCATCTCCATTGCATTGGTAAAAATTATTGGGGGCAGTGATTGGATAATTGTGGATTGAAAATTCTTTGTCTGAAGTGAAATGCTCTCCTGAAGTACGAGTGTGTATGCTGCTGTCCCTATACTCATGCCAACGTAAAATACGAGGTTGCTTATTGCAGAGCCTGTAATTTTATGTTTTTCAGGGCTGTGTTCAATTACCCTGCTTGCTCCCGAGCTTGCAACAATACCAATTGCAGCCCCAAACATTATCAGTGCAATTACAAGATGGATTGTGTCTGTGTATAGCGAATAAACGAATGGAATGCTGGATAATAGTGCTATTAATGCAGCTATTGAACACACCAGCCTGTTTCCTTCGTAATCAGATATGAGACCTCCTGCAGGGCCTGCGATTATCATGATGAGCGGGGGTATCAGCAGATAAAGTCCTGATATGTCCGGTGTCAGCCCTGTAATATTTTCCAGATAGAAGGGGAGGGTAAATTCGATTCCTCCAAGAAGTATCTCAAATAAAGTGAGGAACAAAACTGCTCCCAGAAATTTCCATGAAAGGAAGATTTCCGTGTTGATTATCGGGTTTGCATTCCTGTTTTCCCATATGAAAAATAATGGTGCAAAAATCATAAACAGCAATATACATAACAGAATTACCGGAGAATTCCAGCCAAGAGCACTCCCTTTTGTCAGTGTAAAAAGGAATGCGGACATTGCAACTGACAAAAATATTACTCCCGGGTAATCAAATTTACGGGTAATTCCTGAAGGTTTTTGATCTTCAAATAAATATAATGTTAAAATGACTCCGATGAGTCCCAGGGGTATGTTTATGTAAAATATCCAGTGCCAGGAGAGGTAATGGGTTATATACCCGCCTATGGCAGGCCCTGCTGCAAGTGCAAATCCTCCTGCACCCATAATAATTCCAAGCGCTTTCCCGCGAACATTTTGTGGGAATGCTATTGCAACCTGTGCCGGGACTCCGGCGGCCATCATGGCCCCCCCTATGGCCTGTATTCCTCTGAAGAGTACAAGCCACCATACTC
Proteins encoded in this region:
- a CDS encoding 30S ribosomal protein S14, with translation MAEKNSNEQEAPAKIFGRGANECQMCGRKQGLVRRYNIMLCRQCFRESAPKIGFKKMN
- a CDS encoding 50S ribosomal protein L5 — its product is MNPMQNLHIDKIVVHMAVGEAGEKLVKAETILKEITGQQSVRTIAKRTQPAFGIRKGQPIGCKVYLRGEKAEEFVRTSLEIIEKKLFASQFDKSGNISYGIEEHTDFPTQNYDPMIGIYGMDVNVILEKKGVRIARRSIQTKKLPEKQRVTSEEAIKFMEEEFGVEVQ
- a CDS encoding 30S ribosomal protein S4e, coding for MSNHIKRLNAPTGWRIAKKQNVFITKTAPGPHNKNAMPMVVWLRDHTGLALNMKEVKKILSSRSIIVNGKVCTDPKMGLGVFDIVAIPKMEKYFRILRNKKGDYVSVDISEEDAKTRLCKIADKTIVKGGKIQLNLRYGANILVDSQEYKPKDSVVLNIAEGDGHFTVVDHFPFAEGNVAMIIGGRHSGKVGKITKINVIPGSISNRIYLVEEKSGEEFDTVEDYTFMVGKSESVIKEWGIEE
- the rplX gene encoding 50S ribosomal protein L24, which translates into the protein MVRIASSQPRKQRKARYNAPAHMRGKFLNASLSKELKEKYGKCSFRVVEGDTVKVLRGDFKGEEAVVDSVNTEAGTVLVHGVSVTKVDGTEVPRPVYASNVQIVKLNLNDKLREGRLEGKN
- the rpl14p gene encoding 50S ribosomal protein L14 encodes the protein MKAIQSKIPRAISTGSKLTCADNTGSRQVQIVSVDKYHGVRRRQPKLGLGDMATVSVKKGTPEMRRKLEKAVVIRQKKEIRRVNGLRLTFEDNAMVITNERGEPKGTEIKGPVAREVAERFPKIGSMATIIV
- a CDS encoding 30S ribosomal protein S17 — translated: MAKNTGLNVAIPEKECNDVNCPFHGTLPVRGQVITGKVVSDRMQGSIVVSRDYLHYVKKYKRYEKRSSKLHAHNPPCLGAKVGDVVKIAECRPISKTKKFVVVEVSEE
- a CDS encoding ribonuclease P protein component 1 gives rise to the protein MITPQNVCRHELIGLEIYISNSTNPSQIGITGIIVDESKNLLTIHSGNGLKKVQKTGLKIDLHLPDETRLRVDGSVLVMQPEKRISMRIKNLR
- the rpmC gene encoding 50S ribosomal protein L29 is translated as MAIFRASEVAQFSDVELSEQLDKLELELVQDLGKVSAGGAPENPGRIHEIKRTIARIKTEQNKRRKEA
- a CDS encoding 30S ribosomal protein S3: MAVEKRFVEDGVRGARVEQYLSKELKRAGYGGMEIVRTPLGTQITIFAEKPGIVIGKGGKVVRELTATLQNEYNIESPQIEVQQVENPAFNAQIMAERLANSLERGWYFRKAGSSILRRVMESGALGCQVVMSGKLTGARSRVQKFSEGYVKFAGEPSLTIVEHGYAIAVKKLGTIGCTVRIVPPGAQLPDHFEILEAEPVKEPVETKPVEEEIEDIPAEEVIGKEIDEEMEAAEDVPAEEDF
- a CDS encoding 50S ribosomal protein L22, which codes for MARTNYSLKMEAEQIARAKANELPISPKHAIEITRFIKGKTTKEAIAYLEDVVALKKAIPFKRFNRNVAHKRGLDKWDAGRYPVKASSEFLKVLRSVEKNAEYIGLDTEKLEIFFATSNRGRRQRGIFPRAMGRATAKFAESANVEIMVREVE
- a CDS encoding 30S ribosomal protein S19: MAKKTQKRLPRRKEEFTYHGFKIEELQQMSLSELLPIMPSRARRKYNRGLSEGHEKVLAEVREGKERIRTHIRDLVIMPDMIGKTIEVYNGKEFTKVEIQPEAVFMYLGEFALTRKRVSHGSAGIGATRSSKFVPLK
- a CDS encoding 50S ribosomal protein L2, producing the protein MGKRIISQNRGRGGPVYRAPSHKYKASLKHPGNISTTVRGEIIDIEHDPARHAPIAKVVLAEGEKIFMLVTEGMGVGDNVAWGPEAEVKNGNTLKLIDIPVGAYVCNVEARPNDGGKFIRSSGVQSQVIGKSDDGRVGIKMPSGKHKWFHGDCRATVGIVAGGGRSEKPFVKAGKKFHKMKSQAAKWPRVKGVCMNVIDHPFGGGGHQHCGRPKTVSRGTSPGRKVGHIAAKRTGRK
- a CDS encoding 50S ribosomal protein L23; its protein translation is MIIKNPYVSEKASMDLEYKGKLQFIVDRAATKKQIAKEIERMFDKEVVSVKTLMTMKGQKKAMVTFADEKAGEEILSRLGVM
- the rpl4p gene encoding 50S ribosomal protein L4, which produces MITQIRTIDGNVAGDIELPAVFEEAYRPDLIKNAVLALQSTRFQPHGTNAYAGLKTSAESWGSGRGVAQVPRIKNGSRVARIPQAVGGRAAHPPKVEKILVRKINKQEKRKAIRSAIAATTIEELVLARGHKFEGTIPFVFEDSFESLEQTKDIVEALKATGLYADVVRSRDSKKVRAGRGKLRGRRYKQRKSLLIVTGEKQLRAARNLAGVDSITVDELNAEHLAPGTQAGRLTVWTVSAINKLEEM
- a CDS encoding 50S ribosomal protein L3, which gives rise to MAEISRPRRGSLAYSPRKRAKSQVPKYKSWPEYEGEPKLQGFAGYKVGMTHIVMVDDHKNSPSEGKDITVPVTIVEIPPMKVVAVRAYAKDTYGKHAFSEVWAENVDEALKGRIAIPKNNNSADNTQKIRDAIANERVSDIFALMYTQPAALTGVPKKVPDLMEVRVAGGSMEARLEFATGLFGSEIELDAVAEEGQYIDVTAVTTGKGTNGPVKRWGIQTRKGKHSVGGKKRHIGNLGPWTPHHVRWQVPQMGQMGYQQRTEFNKRILKLGTEPESINPDGGFLHYGLVRGKYIAIKGSVPGPVKRLVRIRPAIRIRGHVDRVPSISYVSTMSKQG
- a CDS encoding Tfx family DNA-binding protein, with the translated sequence MKDSLLTDRQKEVLRYRKHGYTQQQIADIIKTSKANVCTIEKAAMENIKKAKETIEFLYTLDATHLCTISAGSDFIEAAKDIFKEAEVEGIKVRYDTISLINRMRDSNPERFRARYIKDDIDVYINKEGDIYFN
- a CDS encoding F420-dependent methylenetetrahydromethanopterin dehydrogenase, with protein sequence MVVKVGIAKLGNIASGVMAELLLDERADREDMETFMATSGTKLQENDIARVVDNMKAWAPDFCIVVSPNGVLPGPKGAREALAAAGIPCIVITDDITSKKDDFAALKESAFGYIIMKADSMIGARREFLDPKEMSDFNGNLVKVLALTGAFSKLQIALDEVIDQVKEGKKGADLVLPKIVMTSDKAVANEFTNPYAYAKGRAAYEIAQAVAGQNVKGCFMTKGHENYTPIVSSAHEMMRQAMLLCEEAREIEKAGDGVIRRPHKGDGTRVEKKELISKPW